One stretch of Pomacea canaliculata isolate SZHN2017 linkage group LG11, ASM307304v1, whole genome shotgun sequence DNA includes these proteins:
- the LOC112575462 gene encoding uncharacterized protein LOC112575462 isoform X4: MPEVTIVWCEANHLLSIQNMSERGFADTCDAENVSQKRNRTGKTCAVAECTGRNSDGISIHSFPSDPSLRKQWVQFVRVCRADFTTPTRNSVVCERHFAPECYPVTYRLMKQEGFVLSKTERKAEKNLELSIEQRNRTNNPSFPVKNNGPVRRKKLKLLPMVPEREDDIPEISRQIIKVEENSDVDSTSSISCEQGNQQYMVVAMDDLLKPYTVIHPAGSSTNFPGPVSLQRKGNNTSVRKQLQTWTPTGDRQSAEFHCTIEVKQEASSDQEEGTEWTDQLEDGAVKKEAVTEHLSPRCCPSHRTSKPKRKLSCKAVLQQPSCEVQSSSKQENSQRSKTDIQDHHINMINHAFIKKEPEDFEMNAEPVAHMGCHSSKIKTRTEMSKPRSEELTLLNMLPSDSVKKEPQDFEALWNVEMVTPKTNQNVKTKTETEIYPTGIYHNVHFAKLRSGVFPSDSAKEVSCVGDDSKCS; encoded by the exons ATGCCGGAAGTGACGATCGTATGGTGTGAGGCCAATCACTTGCTTTCAATACAAAATATGTCTGAGCGAGGGTTTGCCGACACTTGCgatgcagaaaatgtttctcaaaaGCGCAACCGTACGGGAAAGACTTGTGCTGTTGCCGAGTGTACGGGAAGGAATTCGGACGGCATCAGCATTCATTCGTTCCCATCGGATCCGTCGCTGAGAAAACAGTGGGTGCAGTTTGTTCGTGTGTGTAGGGCAGACTTCACGACACCGACTCGTAACTCAGTTGTATGTGAACGACACTTTGCACCAGAATGCTACCCGGTGACTTACAGACTGATGAAACAAGAGGGTTTCGTG ctctcaaaaactgaaagaaaagctgAGAAGAACTTGGAGCTGTCCATTGAACAACGTAACAGGACAAACAACCCTTCCTTTCCTGTGAAAAATAATGGACCAGTTAGAAGGAAGAAACTTAAGCTATTACCAAT GGTTCCAGAACGTGAGGATGACATACCTGAAATTTCCcgtcaaataataaaagtagaagaaaattcAGATGTTG acTCAACATCTTCCATATCCTGTGAACAGGGTAATCAGCAGTATATGGTTGTTGCCATGGATGACTTGCTAAAGCCATACACCGTAATCCATCCTGCTGGGTCTAGCACAAATTTCCCAGGACCAGTAAGTCTGCaaagaaagggaaataataCAAGTGTCCGAAAACAGCTCCAGACATGGACCCCCACAGGTGACCGACAGTCAGCAGAATTTCATTGCACTATAGAGGTGAAACAAGAGGCCAGCAGTGATCAAGAAGAAGGGACTGAATGGACTGACCAGCTAGAGGATGGTGCTGTGAAGAAAGAGGCAGTAACAGAGCATTTGTCACCACGTTGTTGTCCTTCTCATAGGACTTCAAAACCCAAAAGAAAATTGAGTTGTAAGGCAGTGTTGCAACAACCAAGCTGTGAAGTGCAAAGTTCAAGCAAACAGGAGAATTCACAGCGTTCGAAGACTGACATTCAGGATCATCACATCAACATGATAAATCATGCTTTCATAAAGAAAGAACCTGAGGATTTTGAGATGAATGCTGAGCCTGTGGCACATATGGGTTGTCATAGCTCTAAGATTAAAACAAGAACAGAGATGTCAAAGCCTAGAAGTGAAGAACTAACTCTCTTGAACATGTTACCTTCTGATTCTGTTAAGAAGGAACCTCAAGACTTTGAAGCATTGTGGAATGTAGAGATGGTTACACCAAAAACTAaccaaaatgttaaaacaaaaactgagacGGAGATATATCCTACAGGAATATACCACAATGTGCACTTTGCCAAGCTGAGGTCTGGAGTGTTCCCCAGTGACTCTGCAAAAGAAGTTTCTTGTGTTGGTGATGATTCTAAGTGTAGTTAA
- the LOC112575462 gene encoding uncharacterized protein LOC112575462 isoform X1 translates to MPEVTIVWCEANHLLSIQNMSERGFADTCDAENVSQKRNRTGKTCAVAECTGRNSDGISIHSFPSDPSLRKQWVQFVRVCRADFTTPTRNSVVCERHFAPECYPVTYRLMKQEGFVVRKKDLIPGSVPTIQKHAFSHSSRQLQHKAPTSCADSIVPIPSVTTVTSNSTPVVTSTVILQKTLARLYQLPGIIKPRGAYVKREHQGLSKTERKAEKNLELSIEQRNRTNNPSFPVKNNGPVRRKKLKLLPMVPEREDDIPEISRQIIKVEENSDVDSTSSISCEQGNQQYMVVAMDDLLKPYTVIHPAGSSTNFPGPVSLQRKGNNTSVRKQLQTWTPTGDRQSAEFHCTIEVKQEASSDQEEGTEWTDQLEDGAVKKEAVTEHLSPRCCPSHRTSKPKRKLSCKAVLQQPSCEVQSSSKQENSQRSKTDIQDHHINMINHAFIKKEPEDFEMNAEPVAHMGCHSSKIKTRTEMSKPRSEELTLLNMLPSDSVKKEPQDFEALWNVEMVTPKTNQNVKTKTETEIYPTGIYHNVHFAKLRSGVFPSDSAKEVSCVGDDSKCS, encoded by the exons ATGCCGGAAGTGACGATCGTATGGTGTGAGGCCAATCACTTGCTTTCAATACAAAATATGTCTGAGCGAGGGTTTGCCGACACTTGCgatgcagaaaatgtttctcaaaaGCGCAACCGTACGGGAAAGACTTGTGCTGTTGCCGAGTGTACGGGAAGGAATTCGGACGGCATCAGCATTCATTCGTTCCCATCGGATCCGTCGCTGAGAAAACAGTGGGTGCAGTTTGTTCGTGTGTGTAGGGCAGACTTCACGACACCGACTCGTAACTCAGTTGTATGTGAACGACACTTTGCACCAGAATGCTACCCGGTGACTTACAGACTGATGAAACAAGAGGGTTTCGTGGTAAGGAAAAAGGATCTTATTCCAGGATCGGTACCCACAATACAAAAGCATGCTTTTTCTCATTCATCTCGTCAGCTTCAGCACAAAGCTCCAACTTCCTGTGCTGACAGCATCGTACCTATCCCGTCTGTGACAACTGTAACCAGTAATTCAACTCCCGTCGTCACCAGCACTGTCATTCTCCAGAAAACACTTGCCAGATTGTACCAACTGCCTGGCATAATAAAACCAAGGGGAGCATATGTGAAACGAGAGCACCAGGGA ctctcaaaaactgaaagaaaagctgAGAAGAACTTGGAGCTGTCCATTGAACAACGTAACAGGACAAACAACCCTTCCTTTCCTGTGAAAAATAATGGACCAGTTAGAAGGAAGAAACTTAAGCTATTACCAAT GGTTCCAGAACGTGAGGATGACATACCTGAAATTTCCcgtcaaataataaaagtagaagaaaattcAGATGTTG acTCAACATCTTCCATATCCTGTGAACAGGGTAATCAGCAGTATATGGTTGTTGCCATGGATGACTTGCTAAAGCCATACACCGTAATCCATCCTGCTGGGTCTAGCACAAATTTCCCAGGACCAGTAAGTCTGCaaagaaagggaaataataCAAGTGTCCGAAAACAGCTCCAGACATGGACCCCCACAGGTGACCGACAGTCAGCAGAATTTCATTGCACTATAGAGGTGAAACAAGAGGCCAGCAGTGATCAAGAAGAAGGGACTGAATGGACTGACCAGCTAGAGGATGGTGCTGTGAAGAAAGAGGCAGTAACAGAGCATTTGTCACCACGTTGTTGTCCTTCTCATAGGACTTCAAAACCCAAAAGAAAATTGAGTTGTAAGGCAGTGTTGCAACAACCAAGCTGTGAAGTGCAAAGTTCAAGCAAACAGGAGAATTCACAGCGTTCGAAGACTGACATTCAGGATCATCACATCAACATGATAAATCATGCTTTCATAAAGAAAGAACCTGAGGATTTTGAGATGAATGCTGAGCCTGTGGCACATATGGGTTGTCATAGCTCTAAGATTAAAACAAGAACAGAGATGTCAAAGCCTAGAAGTGAAGAACTAACTCTCTTGAACATGTTACCTTCTGATTCTGTTAAGAAGGAACCTCAAGACTTTGAAGCATTGTGGAATGTAGAGATGGTTACACCAAAAACTAaccaaaatgttaaaacaaaaactgagacGGAGATATATCCTACAGGAATATACCACAATGTGCACTTTGCCAAGCTGAGGTCTGGAGTGTTCCCCAGTGACTCTGCAAAAGAAGTTTCTTGTGTTGGTGATGATTCTAAGTGTAGTTAA
- the LOC112575462 gene encoding uncharacterized protein LOC112575462 isoform X3 produces MLKAKRRPGGDFCSAVNCRNARQKETCKELSFFRFPSDEERCRIWVQNSRRLDLIGKTAKVLSVGGYHLCSKHFESNQFNVPAERKRLVWNAVPTLFAVSNPLPPITIERKPKARSSTKVPQKKLCRETDADAEKRQDMLPTTTEEPDKPEPSSLCPVQKQLSKTERKAEKNLELSIEQRNRTNNPSFPVKNNGPVRRKKLKLLPMVPEREDDIPEISRQIIKVEENSDVDSTSSISCEQGNQQYMVVAMDDLLKPYTVIHPAGSSTNFPGPVSLQRKGNNTSVRKQLQTWTPTGDRQSAEFHCTIEVKQEASSDQEEGTEWTDQLEDGAVKKEAVTEHLSPRCCPSHRTSKPKRKLSCKAVLQQPSCEVQSSSKQENSQRSKTDIQDHHINMINHAFIKKEPEDFEMNAEPVAHMGCHSSKIKTRTEMSKPRSEELTLLNMLPSDSVKKEPQDFEALWNVEMVTPKTNQNVKTKTETEIYPTGIYHNVHFAKLRSGVFPSDSAKEVSCVGDDSKCS; encoded by the exons ATGCTCAAGGCTAAGAGACGGCCTGGTGGCGATTTTTGCAGTGCAGTTAACTGCAGAAATGCCCGACAGAAAGAAACCTGCAAAGAGCTGTCATTTTTCCGATTTCCATCTGATGAGGAAAG ATGCAGAATTTGGGTTCAGAATAGCCGCCGTCTGGACTTAATAGGAAAAACTGCCAAAGTACTTTCTGTTGGAGGCTACCATTTGTGTAGCAAACACTTTGAATCTAATCAATTCAATGTcccagcagaaagaaaaagattagtGTGGAATGCTGTTCCTACCCTCTTTGCTGTTTCTAACCCACTACCTCCAATTACCATTGAAAGAAAACCGAAGGCCAGATCTAGCACAAAAGTCCCTCAAAAGAAACTGTGCAGAGAAACTGATGCTGATGCAG agAAAAGGCAAGATATGCTGCCAACAACTACTGAAGAACCTGACAAACCAGAACCTAGCAGCCTTTGCCCAGTACAAAAACAG ctctcaaaaactgaaagaaaagctgAGAAGAACTTGGAGCTGTCCATTGAACAACGTAACAGGACAAACAACCCTTCCTTTCCTGTGAAAAATAATGGACCAGTTAGAAGGAAGAAACTTAAGCTATTACCAAT GGTTCCAGAACGTGAGGATGACATACCTGAAATTTCCcgtcaaataataaaagtagaagaaaattcAGATGTTG acTCAACATCTTCCATATCCTGTGAACAGGGTAATCAGCAGTATATGGTTGTTGCCATGGATGACTTGCTAAAGCCATACACCGTAATCCATCCTGCTGGGTCTAGCACAAATTTCCCAGGACCAGTAAGTCTGCaaagaaagggaaataataCAAGTGTCCGAAAACAGCTCCAGACATGGACCCCCACAGGTGACCGACAGTCAGCAGAATTTCATTGCACTATAGAGGTGAAACAAGAGGCCAGCAGTGATCAAGAAGAAGGGACTGAATGGACTGACCAGCTAGAGGATGGTGCTGTGAAGAAAGAGGCAGTAACAGAGCATTTGTCACCACGTTGTTGTCCTTCTCATAGGACTTCAAAACCCAAAAGAAAATTGAGTTGTAAGGCAGTGTTGCAACAACCAAGCTGTGAAGTGCAAAGTTCAAGCAAACAGGAGAATTCACAGCGTTCGAAGACTGACATTCAGGATCATCACATCAACATGATAAATCATGCTTTCATAAAGAAAGAACCTGAGGATTTTGAGATGAATGCTGAGCCTGTGGCACATATGGGTTGTCATAGCTCTAAGATTAAAACAAGAACAGAGATGTCAAAGCCTAGAAGTGAAGAACTAACTCTCTTGAACATGTTACCTTCTGATTCTGTTAAGAAGGAACCTCAAGACTTTGAAGCATTGTGGAATGTAGAGATGGTTACACCAAAAACTAaccaaaatgttaaaacaaaaactgagacGGAGATATATCCTACAGGAATATACCACAATGTGCACTTTGCCAAGCTGAGGTCTGGAGTGTTCCCCAGTGACTCTGCAAAAGAAGTTTCTTGTGTTGGTGATGATTCTAAGTGTAGTTAA
- the LOC112575462 gene encoding uncharacterized protein LOC112575462 isoform X2 produces the protein MSSIYVAATMISGKRKPTGIECAVSDCTLRNSDGVSLYTFPKDMRFRRQWVNFVRTNRANFIPSTYSRICSMHFASDCYPATYAIQESLGFTVKRKLLLPTAVPTIQKHEFSKPTPRKLNDEILRMNANSVIPGISLPLPFAMASFTHTPDTSVNALLTGGLNTASYCATAPHEGVMKTVATAIRGAHTIRQLLSKTERKAEKNLELSIEQRNRTNNPSFPVKNNGPVRRKKLKLLPMVPEREDDIPEISRQIIKVEENSDVDSTSSISCEQGNQQYMVVAMDDLLKPYTVIHPAGSSTNFPGPVSLQRKGNNTSVRKQLQTWTPTGDRQSAEFHCTIEVKQEASSDQEEGTEWTDQLEDGAVKKEAVTEHLSPRCCPSHRTSKPKRKLSCKAVLQQPSCEVQSSSKQENSQRSKTDIQDHHINMINHAFIKKEPEDFEMNAEPVAHMGCHSSKIKTRTEMSKPRSEELTLLNMLPSDSVKKEPQDFEALWNVEMVTPKTNQNVKTKTETEIYPTGIYHNVHFAKLRSGVFPSDSAKEVSCVGDDSKCS, from the exons ATGAGCAGTATTTATGTTGCAGCAACAATGATTTCGGGCAAGAGAAAGCCCACAGGAATAGAATGTGCTGTTAGTGATTGTACTCTACGAAATTCAGATGGGGTGAGTTTGTATACGTTTCCAAAGGACATGCGGTTCAGGCGTCAGTGGGTCAACTTCGTACGAACCAACAGAGCGAATTTCATCCCATCCACCTACTCGAGAATTTGCTCCATGCACTTCGCTTCCGACTGTTATCCAGCGACCTACGCAATACAAGAGAGTCTGGGCTTTACAGTGAAGCGTAAACTTCTTCTCCCTACCGCCGTACCGACTATACAGAAACACGAATTCTCCAAGCCAACGCCACGGAAGCTAAATGATGAAATCCTTCGCATGAATGCAAATTCGGTGATACCTGGAATATCACTCCCTTTACCTTTTGCCATGgcatcattcacacacacaccagacaccTCTGTGAACGCTCTGCTCACAGGTGGACTCAACACTGCGAGTTACTGTGCAACAGCACCTCATGAGGGAGTGATGAAAACAGTTGCAACAGCAATACGAGGAGCACATACAATACGACagctt ctctcaaaaactgaaagaaaagctgAGAAGAACTTGGAGCTGTCCATTGAACAACGTAACAGGACAAACAACCCTTCCTTTCCTGTGAAAAATAATGGACCAGTTAGAAGGAAGAAACTTAAGCTATTACCAAT GGTTCCAGAACGTGAGGATGACATACCTGAAATTTCCcgtcaaataataaaagtagaagaaaattcAGATGTTG acTCAACATCTTCCATATCCTGTGAACAGGGTAATCAGCAGTATATGGTTGTTGCCATGGATGACTTGCTAAAGCCATACACCGTAATCCATCCTGCTGGGTCTAGCACAAATTTCCCAGGACCAGTAAGTCTGCaaagaaagggaaataataCAAGTGTCCGAAAACAGCTCCAGACATGGACCCCCACAGGTGACCGACAGTCAGCAGAATTTCATTGCACTATAGAGGTGAAACAAGAGGCCAGCAGTGATCAAGAAGAAGGGACTGAATGGACTGACCAGCTAGAGGATGGTGCTGTGAAGAAAGAGGCAGTAACAGAGCATTTGTCACCACGTTGTTGTCCTTCTCATAGGACTTCAAAACCCAAAAGAAAATTGAGTTGTAAGGCAGTGTTGCAACAACCAAGCTGTGAAGTGCAAAGTTCAAGCAAACAGGAGAATTCACAGCGTTCGAAGACTGACATTCAGGATCATCACATCAACATGATAAATCATGCTTTCATAAAGAAAGAACCTGAGGATTTTGAGATGAATGCTGAGCCTGTGGCACATATGGGTTGTCATAGCTCTAAGATTAAAACAAGAACAGAGATGTCAAAGCCTAGAAGTGAAGAACTAACTCTCTTGAACATGTTACCTTCTGATTCTGTTAAGAAGGAACCTCAAGACTTTGAAGCATTGTGGAATGTAGAGATGGTTACACCAAAAACTAaccaaaatgttaaaacaaaaactgagacGGAGATATATCCTACAGGAATATACCACAATGTGCACTTTGCCAAGCTGAGGTCTGGAGTGTTCCCCAGTGACTCTGCAAAAGAAGTTTCTTGTGTTGGTGATGATTCTAAGTGTAGTTAA